The Deinococcus aquaticus genomic interval GCCGCCCTGAACTCCTACGCCCGCTACGGCGAGGGCGCCCGCAACGCCCTGCGCCTCGACCATGCGGGCATCGTCGGGTCCGTCGCGGACCTGCTGACCGTCCCCGCCGAGTACGAGGTCGCGGTGGGCGCCGCGCTGGGCCGCCGCCTGGAACAGGTCGTCGTGAACCGGGCGGACGACGCCCGCGAGATCATCGAGGAACTCCGGCGCAGCGGGGGCCGCGCGACCTTCCTGCCGCTGGACCTGATCCGCGCCCGCCCCCGCCGCGACGCGGCCCTGCTGCGCGAGGACGGCGTGATCGGCAACCTCGCGGACCTGTGCCCCAGCGACCCGCCCCTGGTCGCCGAGAGCATCCTGGCCGACACGCTGATCGTGCGGGACCTGCGCGCCGCGAACCGCATCGCCCGCACGCACGCCAGCCGCCCGCGCCTCGTGACGCTGGACGGCGAACTCGTTGAACCCGGCGGGGCCATCACCGGGGGCCGCGCCCGCGATACCGGCAGCGGCGTTCTGGCCGACCAGCGCCGCTTCCAGGAACTCGACGCGGAACTGGAGGACGCAGACAGCCAGGGCGCACGCCTGAGTGCCGAACTGAAGAAGGTGCAGGCCACCCTGGGCGGCAGCGACGAACGCCACGCTGCGCTGCGCCGCGCGCTGGACGACGCCACCCGCGAGGAGCAGGCCGCCGAGCGGCGCGTCACGGAACTTGCCGCGCAGGAACGCAGCCTCCAGGCCAACCGCGACCGCCTCGCCGCGCGCCTCGGGCCGGACGTCGATCCCACCCCCGCCGACCTCCCGGAACCCGGCGCGCCCCTGCCGGACCTGATCGCCCTGGAAGCCGACCTGCACACCGAACGCGCCGCCGCCGAGACGCACCGCGCCGCCGAACGAGGGGCCGCCGAGGCCCTCGCCCTGGCCCGCGAGACGGACGCCGCGTGGCGCGCCTTCCGCGCCGGCCGCGCCCGCGCCGGGGAACTCCGCGAGCGCCTGAACGCCAGCGCGCAGGCCATCGCCGCGCAGGACGCGCACCTGCACGCCGCCGCCGCCGAGGTCACGCGCCGCGAGGCTGCGCTCGGCACGCTCGACGAACACGAGGCCGCCCGCGCCGACTACACCCGCGAGCAGGCCGCGCAGACGTACAGCAACCTGATCGCCACGCAGAACCGCGCCCGCATCCGCCTGGAAGACCTGCGCGTTCTGATCGCCCGGCGCGAGGGCAGCCTGGAACCCATCCCCGACGGCTGCCTGCCGCCCGGCACGCCCCGCGAATGGACGGCCGAACTGAACGCCGCCCGCGCCGCGCTGGACGCCCTGGGACCCGTGAACGCCCGCGCCGAGGCCGACCTGCACGCCGAACAGGCCGCGCTGGACGCCCAGCAGGCCGAACTGACCGACGCCGACAGCGCCGCCGCCGAACTGCGCGCCCACCTGCACGACCTCGAAACCGCCGAGGGGACCGCCACCGCCGCTGCCTTCGACCGCGTGAACACCGCCTTCCGCGAGTACAGCGCCGAACTGCTCGGCGGAACCGGCGAACTGGAACGCGAACTCGACGACCAGGGGCGCCTGCGCGGCCTGCGCCTCGCCGTGCAGCCACGCGGGAAACGCACCCGCTCCATGACCCTGCTCTCGGCCGGGGAACGCACCATGGCGGGCCTGGGGTTCCTGTTCGCCCTGAACCACGCCGGCGGGGAGGGTAGTGCGGGTGGCCTCCCGCTGGCCGTGCTGGACGAGGTGGACGCCCCGCTGGACGAGGCGAACATCCGCCGCTTCACCGCCTTCCTGAAACTGTTCAGCGAGCGCGGCGCGCAGTTCCTGCTGGTCACGCACCAGAAGGCCACCATGGAAATCGCGCACGCCCTGTGGGGCGTCACCACCGACCAGACCGGCGCCAGCCGCGTCCTGAGCATCAAACAGCCCGGCGAGGCACAGGCCGGGTAAGCGGAGCTGTCAGCACGGGCAATTCTGCTGGCAACTCCCCGCCGCGCCCGCTACAGTCACGGCATGAACCCAGCCCGCGCGCCCCAGTCCGTCCCGGCCCGCCTTGCCCAGATCGCGCTGTACGGCGTGGCGGCCGCCGCTGTGGCCGGGTTGGTCGCCCTGATTGTCAGTGCCGTCCTGAACGGCAGCCTCACCCGTAGCGGGACGGCCGACGCGCTCGGCTGGGGCGCGCTGATCCTGGGCTTCCTGTCCGGCGCGGTCGCGTACTCGCAGTCCGGGCAGAGCCGCATCGAAAGCACGATGCGCGCCCGCCTGGGCGAAGGCTACCGCGCGCCGGGCCTGCCCTGGCCGCAGATTCTGGCGCCGCTGATCGGGGCGGGCATCCTGTCGGCCATCGTGTTTGCCCTGAACTGACCTGGACGCTGGCGGATGACCTTCCTCCTGTTACGGCATCTGCCAGATGAGGGAGGGGCTGCCCCCGCCGGGCTGCGCCATTCGGGCAGTGGTGCCGGGGGGCCGGCGCGTGCCATGCTGCTGGGTATGAACGACATGCAGACCAGTGCGGTGAACCCTTCGCCCCAGCAGGCGCTCATGGCGTTCCTGACGCACTGGCAGGGTCAGGAGTACCGCGCCATGGCGCTGTCCATGCCCGCGCGGGTGTTTCCCAGCGGGCGGCGCAGCGTGCGGCAGGTGCGCCGCGTGTACCCCGGCAGCCTGCGCGAGTTCAGTATTCTCGCGGCGCGCGACACGGACCCCGCCGCCACGAACATCGACGTGCAGATGCTCTGGCGCGAGCGGGGCGGCCTGGAGATGGGCCGCGTGCGCTACCGCATGGTGTACGTGAACGAGCACGACCAGCCCATCGCCCGTCACCACGAGGGCGGCGTGTGGAAGCCGTTCGCGACCTACACCCTGCCCGTGCCCCGGCCCCTGCGGGCCTGACCTGACCGGACGCAGGAAGCGGGGCGAGTCACACAGACCTGCCCCGCTTCCTGCGCTCCGCGTCCCGCTACCTATTCGACCCGGAAGGCGGCGGCGTCCCGCGCGGGGAGGCTCAGGTGCAGGTAGCCGCCGCTGACGCTGACCCTGGCGTTCTGCCCGGCGAACAGGGAAGGGGTGGCGGCCAGCGTCTTCCACTTCACGCCCAGCGAGGCGAGTTTCAGGGAGTACGTGCGGCGTTCGCGGCCGCCGTGCCACGTGGCCAGGACGGTCTGGCCGTTCAGCTGGCGGGTGAACAGCAGCAGGTCGCCGCTGAGGCTGTCAGGCGTGGGTAGCAGCGTCTGCGAGCCGCGACTCAGGGCGGGGCTGGCCCGGCGGGCGGCGACGGCGGCCTGGGTGGCGTCGAACACAGCGCGTTCCTCCGGGGTCCAGCTGTCCTCGAAGCGCATGTCGCGGCGGTTGTCGGGGTCGGGGCCGCCGCGCAGGGCGATCTCGGTGCCCTGCCAGATGACGGGCACGCCGCGCAGCGTCATCAGGGCGCGCAGGCCGTAGCGGGTGCGGTCGCGGCCCTCGTCCTCGAACAGGCTACCCTGCGCGAAACGGGGCACGTCGTGGTTGTCCAGGAACAGCGCGACCTCGCCGGGACGGGGCAGTTCGCCCTGGCGTTCCAGCACGGCCCGCACCGCACCGAGGCTCTGGCCGCCCATCACGCTGCGTTTCATGGCGTCTTGCAGACTGAACAGGAACAGGCTGTCGAATCCTGCCTTCTGCCAGTCCGCGACGGTGCCGGTGTCCGCGTCGAACCACTCGCCGAGCGTCCAGGTGCCGGCGGCTCGGTCAGCGGCCAGCAGGTCGTTCAGGAAGGGCCGCTCGACGTGCTTGATGGCATCGTAGCGGAAGGCATTCACGCCCTGCTCGCGCCAGAAGTCCGCGTTGCCCAGCAGCAGCTCACGCACCTGCGGGGTGCTCTGCCGCAGGTCCGGCAGGCCCGCCAGGGCGCAGTCCACGTCCTTGTTCGCTGTCGCGTCGCACTGGGCCTGGGTGTTGAACCACGCGGGGCGGAGCTTCACGGCGGCCGCCTCGTACCCGTAATGGTTGATGACCTGATCCAGCACCACGCGCATCCCGGCGCCCTGCGCGCCATCCACGAACGCCCGGAAGTCCGCCAGCGTCCCGAAATGCGGGTCCACCGCCCGGAAGTCCGCCGGCCAGTACCCGTGGTACGGCGCGGTCCCGAACGAGTTCACCGTCTGCTGCGCGTACACGGGCGTCAGCCACACGGCGGTCGCGCCCAGCCGCTGGATGTACGGCAGTTTCTGCGTGAGGCCCGCGAGGTCCCCGCCGTGCCACGCGCGCGGATCGGCGCGGTTGACCCCGGTATTGTTCCCGGCGTTTCCGTCGAAGAAGCGGTCCGGCATGACCTGATAGATCACCTGCCCCTCGAACGAGGACAGAGGGAGGGCCGTCTGCGCGCCCGACCCGCCCGCCAGGGAGGTCAGCAGCGCGCCCAGCAGGGCGAGGTGTCGCATGGCTGCATGGTATCGCTTCCAGCGATGGGGGGGATGGAGGATGGTTGAAGGTGGATGGGTGATGGTTGATGGAAGGTGCGCCCCGCGCCACTGCGCCTCACCGCGCCCCACCTTCCCAGGCCACGCACGGGAAAGGGGAGAGGTCGCCCCCTCCCCCACAACCCGCAATTCAGCTTCAGCCGGTGTTGCGGACTCCCGCCGCGATGCCCTGAATGCTCAGGAGCAGGGGACGTTCGAACTCGTCCAGGCCGCCGTCGGTGGCGCGGCTGCGGCGCAGCAGTTCCACCTGAATGCGGTGAATGGGGTCGATGTACGGGTTGCGCAGGCTGATGCTTTCTTTCAGGCGCGGCTCGCTTGCCATGAGGTCCGCACCGACGATCTGCTGCACCAGCGTGACCGTGTCGTGGTACGCGGCTTTCAGCATGACGGCCAGCGGGTGGTTCTGCTGGTCGTTCAGGCGCAGGTACTCGTCGAAGATCAGCGGGTCGCTCTTGGCGAGGCTCATCTGCGCGTTGTCCAGCACCGTCCGGAAGAACGGCCAGGAGGCGTACATCTCACGGGCGAGGTCCGGGCCGATCTCGTCCAGGCCGTCTTTCAGGCCGAACCAGCCGGGCAGGTTCGCGCGGTTTTGCGTCCAGCTCATGACCCACGGAATGGCGCGCAGGTTCCCCAGGGTGGGCGCGCCGGGGCGCCGCACGGGACGGGACGCGATGTTCAGGCGCGCAATCTCGTGAATGGGGGTCACGTTCTCGAAGAACGGCAGGAAGTCGCCGCTGTCCACGAGGTCACGGTACGCCTGCGCGCTGCGGCGGGCGGCGCGGCTCATGGCGTCCGTCCAGGCGGGGTTCAGGTTCCCCGCCGGGCGCGCCGCGGACAGCAGCAGGCCGTACAGCGCCTGCTCCAGGTTGCGGCGCGCCAGGACCGGGTGGCTGTACTTGTCGGCCAGCGCCTCGCCCTGCTCGGTGATGCGCAGGCCCGCGTCGATGGTCCCGGCCGGCTGGCCCAGGATGGCGCGGCTGGCCGGGCCGCCCCCACGCCCGATACTGGTGCCCCGCCCGTGGAAGAAGCGCCAGCGGACGCCCGCCCGGCGGCACACGTCACTGATGTTCCGCTGCGCCTCGTGCAGCGCCCAGTTCGCCGCGAGGAACCCGGCGTCCTTGTTGCTGTCGCTGTAGCCCAGCATGATCTCCTGCACGCTGTCGCCCAGCACTGCGCGGTACTCGGGCAGCGAGAGTAGTTCCCACACGACCTGCGGCGCGCGGGTCAGGTCGTCCAGCGTCTCGAACAGCGGCACGGGCAGGATCGCCAGCCCCACCTCGCGCGCCAGCAGCAGCGGCTCGAGCACGTCACTGACACTTTCCGCCATGCTGATCACGTACCGCCCGAACGCGCGCGGCCCGGCCAGCGCCACGGCGCGCTGCACCTCACGGATCGGGCCGATCGCCGTTTCCAGTGTGTCCGTCAGGGCCTCCCCGGCCGGCCACAGCGGGCGGCGCGACCGCAGCTCGCGGGTCAGCAGTTCCAGGCGGGCGTGCTCCGGCAGGCCCAGGTAATCGGCCTCCACGCCCGCCGCGCTCAGCAGTTCCGCGACGGCCGCGCCCGTCTGCCCGCTGTGCTCACGGACGTCCAGGCTCACCAGATGCTGCCCGAACACCCGCGCGACCGTCAGCAGCGGCGAGAGCAGCTGATCGGCCGTGCGGCGCTGCCCGTCCGCGATCAGCCGGGCCGACAGCGCCTCCAGGCGCGGCACGAGGTCCACGTTCTGCCCGTCCCGCACCGCGTTATGCAGCGCCTGCAATTCCGCGCGGTACGCTTCGTGCCCCTCATCCTCCTGACTGAGGTCCGCGAAAGCCTCGCGGATGCCGCCCAGCAGCACCTCACGCGCCCGCTCCCGGTGCAGTTCCAGCGCCTCACGGGTCGCTTCCGGCGTCACGAACGGGTTCCCGTCGCGGTCACCGCCCATCCAGGACGAGAAACTCAGCGGCAGTGTGGCCTCCGTGTCCCGCCCGAACGCCTCACGGAACGCGCCGCGCAGGTCACGCTGCAACTCCGGCAGCGCCTGCGCGATGTTCGTGATGTAGTTCAGGCCACCCTTCACCTCGTCCAGCACGGTCGGTTTCAGCCGGCGCAGTTCCGGCGTGTTCCACATGGCCTCCACGTGCGCCGTGATCCGCTGCGCCTCCGGCCCGTCGATCCCGCCGGCACTCAGGCCCGGAATGGCCTGCGCCACCTGCACCAGATGGTTGCGGATGGTCCGCCGCCGCATCTCGGTCGGGTGCGCCGTGAACGTCAGGCCCAGATCCAACCGCGCCAGGAGCGCCTCGACCTCCCCGGCACTCAGGCCCTGCTCCTTCAGGTCCAGCACCGCCTGCTTCAGGCTCTGCGGGCGCACGCCCGTCGCGCCCTGAAGGACCCGCACCCGCTCGTACTCCTCAGCCAGATTCACCAGCTGGAAGTACCACGTGAACGCCCGCGCCAGATTCCCCGCGTCCTCACCGGACAGGCCCGCCAGCATCGCCTGCAACTCCCGGTCGTCGCCGCCCGCGCGGACCTCGCGGACCAGCGCCCGCGTCCGCTCGACCAGATCAAAGAACGCCTCGCCTTCCTGTTCCTTCAGAACCTGACCGAGCGTGCGGCCCAGCAGGTTCACGTCACTTCGAATGCTCATCGGTTACCTCGGTTGCAGAGAGTGGGCGCGCGGCAGAGTTCCAGCGTGGCCGCCTTCACGCCTCTTCCACGTAACGGTACCGTTCCACACCCACCGCCCGCCCCGCCTCTATCTGGACAAAGACGCCGTTCAGTTCCGCCGGGCCGTCCGCCGCGCCGTACCGGTGCGGGCGCTCGGTCACGAAGCGCTCGATCGGGCCGTGCGGGTCACTCCCGATGATCGACTCGTACGGCCCCGTGAACCCCGCGTCCGCCTGGAACGCCGTGCCGCCCGGCAGGATCCGCGTATCCGCCGTGGGTACGTGCGTGTGCGTGCCGATCACGGCCGCCACCCGCCCGTCCAGGTACCGCGCCATGCCCTGCTTCTCGCTGGTCGCCTCGGCATGGAAATCCACGAACACGCTGCCCAGATCATCGCGTTCCAGCAGCGTATCCATCGCCCGGAACGGATTATCCACCGCCTCCATGAACACCCGCCCCAGCAGGTTCACGACCGTCAGGCGCTCCGTGCCCTGCGCGGTCTTCACGTCGAAGGACCGCCAGCCCACGCCCGGCGTACCCGGATCGCTGTAATTCAGGGGCCGCACAATCGGGTACTTCCCCTCATCCTGCATCAGCACATAGATGTCCTTGTGATGCCACGCGTGATTCCCCAGCGTCAGGCAGTGCGCCCCGGCCCGCAGCGCGCCGTCCGCCGCCTCGCGGTGCATCCCGAAACCACCCGCCGCGTTCTCCATGTTCACCACGATGAAATCCGCCCGCGAACGAAGCGACGGCAGGTGCGACCCCAGCAC includes:
- a CDS encoding AAA family ATPase, translated to MLQSVTLQGFKSFADRTRLDFGPGVSAVIGPNGSGKSNVVEAIRWATHQARARELRAARAQELIFHGSGGKAPLGLAEVQLELRTPAGERVNLARRIYRDGAAEQDLNGRPARVRDVHGALRGTGLGPGGLAVIGQGEVSGVVQAEGKTLLGYVQEAAGLSRAVTARQETEARLREADTHLDALRLVLQERAATLARLEQAALDARRWHDLTLRTLTLQDALKRERQAALAREIAAARAEAAELDARSAALGGEVQAAAAAVEAAREAAQAARARRDAHAGALETLRAARAAHEQAARYRDHLDREQVSLNAELAALPTRMPDQLAPDLGALDAALHAAREAAAAAEARARRLDADLTRARALVARAAEAHARQDASRETLRAELDRAQGNLEVTLENLAAARERLDAARTAHAHAAQGHAALHTEREAAAAHERHLDAELARVNASVAPLRRERERLEAALNSYARYGEGARNALRLDHAGIVGSVADLLTVPAEYEVAVGAALGRRLEQVVVNRADDAREIIEELRRSGGRATFLPLDLIRARPRRDAALLREDGVIGNLADLCPSDPPLVAESILADTLIVRDLRAANRIARTHASRPRLVTLDGELVEPGGAITGGRARDTGSGVLADQRRFQELDAELEDADSQGARLSAELKKVQATLGGSDERHAALRRALDDATREEQAAERRVTELAAQERSLQANRDRLAARLGPDVDPTPADLPEPGAPLPDLIALEADLHTERAAAETHRAAERGAAEALALARETDAAWRAFRAGRARAGELRERLNASAQAIAAQDAHLHAAAAEVTRREAALGTLDEHEAARADYTREQAAQTYSNLIATQNRARIRLEDLRVLIARREGSLEPIPDGCLPPGTPREWTAELNAARAALDALGPVNARAEADLHAEQAALDAQQAELTDADSAAAELRAHLHDLETAEGTATAAAFDRVNTAFREYSAELLGGTGELERELDDQGRLRGLRLAVQPRGKRTRSMTLLSAGERTMAGLGFLFALNHAGGEGSAGGLPLAVLDEVDAPLDEANIRRFTAFLKLFSERGAQFLLVTHQKATMEIAHALWGVTTDQTGASRVLSIKQPGEAQAG
- a CDS encoding phosphoenolpyruvate carboxylase, with product MSIRSDVNLLGRTLGQVLKEQEGEAFFDLVERTRALVREVRAGGDDRELQAMLAGLSGEDAGNLARAFTWYFQLVNLAEEYERVRVLQGATGVRPQSLKQAVLDLKEQGLSAGEVEALLARLDLGLTFTAHPTEMRRRTIRNHLVQVAQAIPGLSAGGIDGPEAQRITAHVEAMWNTPELRRLKPTVLDEVKGGLNYITNIAQALPELQRDLRGAFREAFGRDTEATLPLSFSSWMGGDRDGNPFVTPEATREALELHRERAREVLLGGIREAFADLSQEDEGHEAYRAELQALHNAVRDGQNVDLVPRLEALSARLIADGQRRTADQLLSPLLTVARVFGQHLVSLDVREHSGQTGAAVAELLSAAGVEADYLGLPEHARLELLTRELRSRRPLWPAGEALTDTLETAIGPIREVQRAVALAGPRAFGRYVISMAESVSDVLEPLLLAREVGLAILPVPLFETLDDLTRAPQVVWELLSLPEYRAVLGDSVQEIMLGYSDSNKDAGFLAANWALHEAQRNISDVCRRAGVRWRFFHGRGTSIGRGGGPASRAILGQPAGTIDAGLRITEQGEALADKYSHPVLARRNLEQALYGLLLSAARPAGNLNPAWTDAMSRAARRSAQAYRDLVDSGDFLPFFENVTPIHEIARLNIASRPVRRPGAPTLGNLRAIPWVMSWTQNRANLPGWFGLKDGLDEIGPDLAREMYASWPFFRTVLDNAQMSLAKSDPLIFDEYLRLNDQQNHPLAVMLKAAYHDTVTLVQQIVGADLMASEPRLKESISLRNPYIDPIHRIQVELLRRSRATDGGLDEFERPLLLSIQGIAAGVRNTG
- a CDS encoding alpha-amylase family glycosyl hydrolase, with translation MRHLALLGALLTSLAGGSGAQTALPLSSFEGQVIYQVMPDRFFDGNAGNNTGVNRADPRAWHGGDLAGLTQKLPYIQRLGATAVWLTPVYAQQTVNSFGTAPYHGYWPADFRAVDPHFGTLADFRAFVDGAQGAGMRVVLDQVINHYGYEAAAVKLRPAWFNTQAQCDATANKDVDCALAGLPDLRQSTPQVRELLLGNADFWREQGVNAFRYDAIKHVERPFLNDLLAADRAAGTWTLGEWFDADTGTVADWQKAGFDSLFLFSLQDAMKRSVMGGQSLGAVRAVLERQGELPRPGEVALFLDNHDVPRFAQGSLFEDEGRDRTRYGLRALMTLRGVPVIWQGTEIALRGGPDPDNRRDMRFEDSWTPEERAVFDATQAAVAARRASPALSRGSQTLLPTPDSLSGDLLLFTRQLNGQTVLATWHGGRERRTYSLKLASLGVKWKTLAATPSLFAGQNARVSVSGGYLHLSLPARDAAAFRVE
- a CDS encoding TIGR00282 family metallophosphoesterase, with product MIRLLFVGDVFASPGRRVLGSHLPSLRSRADFIVVNMENAAGGFGMHREAADGALRAGAHCLTLGNHAWHHKDIYVLMQDEGKYPIVRPLNYSDPGTPGVGWRSFDVKTAQGTERLTVVNLLGRVFMEAVDNPFRAMDTLLERDDLGSVFVDFHAEATSEKQGMARYLDGRVAAVIGTHTHVPTADTRILPGGTAFQADAGFTGPYESIIGSDPHGPIERFVTERPHRYGAADGPAELNGVFVQIEAGRAVGVERYRYVEEA